A window of Acidobacteriota bacterium contains these coding sequences:
- a CDS encoding HEAT repeat domain-containing protein, which translates to MLFIEDLASLVLWLVATVLSMNLLFLGFIFYRRLGRKRYYEDKDSARSRYTRVVSEFIDNEINVERAIALLEDASSRAEQDAVQEMLLAQEDANNAERISQVLFGLGYVERWSRQVFGRGRTKALIARSMKRENAAISTTVYRGLLTPILKMRMFCVPRALAVESLGRLAPQYAQVFIAEALHDPAPEVRRVAIAAMGRNRHPAAIPLLFGELLKAVEMSNDVSLRSTKAALVCYTMEDLHHFVPYLSHPNRRMRFFVADTVREICNRSSRNMLLNKNDFPQELYEAFLDVTVKDEFADVRARSGAVVKHFRDKRALAALRALLTDENDFVRLHSVRACQDRYYAELVPDMVRRLSDTRWRVREAAVKALAAFGTSGSNELYRYFINTKDQYVSEQISEEVQRSGLTTDLVSALAHGGEDRDLAMAVAKKMVLMGKSSLLTAAVAGLVEPEPRILLMDALMLAPTEQFLGVLDAIANNDGGPVGDKARKLLQLAEERAVGAGKA; encoded by the coding sequence GTGCTTTTCATCGAGGACCTTGCATCGTTGGTGCTGTGGCTCGTGGCCACGGTGCTGAGCATGAATCTGCTCTTCCTGGGGTTCATCTTCTACCGCCGCCTGGGGCGCAAGCGGTATTACGAAGATAAGGATTCCGCACGTTCGCGCTACACCCGCGTGGTCTCCGAGTTCATCGACAACGAGATCAACGTGGAGCGCGCCATCGCCCTGCTGGAAGATGCCAGCAGCCGCGCCGAGCAGGATGCGGTACAGGAGATGCTGCTCGCGCAGGAAGACGCCAACAACGCCGAGCGCATCTCGCAGGTGTTGTTCGGACTCGGCTACGTGGAGCGCTGGTCGCGCCAGGTCTTCGGCCGCGGACGCACCAAGGCCTTGATCGCGCGCTCGATGAAACGCGAGAACGCCGCCATCTCCACCACGGTGTATCGCGGCCTGCTCACCCCCATCCTCAAGATGCGCATGTTCTGTGTGCCGCGCGCGCTCGCTGTCGAATCGCTCGGGCGCCTGGCGCCGCAATACGCGCAGGTATTCATCGCCGAAGCGCTGCACGATCCGGCGCCCGAAGTGCGGCGCGTGGCCATCGCCGCCATGGGACGCAACCGCCACCCCGCTGCCATCCCGCTGCTGTTCGGCGAGCTGCTGAAAGCGGTGGAGATGAGCAACGACGTCTCCTTGCGCTCCACCAAGGCGGCGCTGGTCTGCTACACCATGGAGGACCTGCACCATTTCGTCCCCTACCTCTCGCACCCCAACCGGCGCATGCGTTTCTTCGTCGCCGATACCGTGCGTGAGATCTGCAACCGGTCGTCGCGCAACATGCTGCTCAACAAGAACGACTTCCCGCAGGAGCTCTACGAGGCTTTCCTCGACGTGACGGTGAAAGACGAGTTCGCCGACGTGCGGGCGCGTTCCGGGGCGGTGGTCAAGCATTTCCGCGATAAGCGGGCACTCGCGGCGTTGCGCGCGCTGCTCACCGACGAGAACGACTTCGTCCGGCTGCATTCGGTGCGCGCCTGCCAGGACCGCTACTACGCCGAACTTGTCCCCGACATGGTGCGCCGCCTCTCCGACACGCGCTGGCGCGTGCGCGAGGCCGCGGTGAAGGCGCTTGCCGCTTTCGGCACTTCCGGATCGAACGAGCTCTATCGCTACTTCATCAACACCAAAGACCAATACGTGAGCGAGCAGATCTCGGAAGAAGTGCAGCGCTCGGGACTGACCACCGACCTGGTTTCAGCGCTCGCGCATGGTGGCGAAGATCGCGACTTGGCCATGGCCGTCGCCAAGAAGATGGTGCTGATGGGCAAGTCGTCGTTGCTCACCGCCGCGGTCGCCGGTTTGGTGGAACCCGAGCCGCGCATCCTGCTGATGGATGCGCTCATGCTCGCGCCTACCGAACAGTTCCTTGGCGTGCTGGACGCGATCGCCAACAACGATGGCGGGCCG
- the cmk gene encoding (d)CMP kinase, with the protein MTSESKAKRLVIAIDGPAGAGKSTIAARLARKLGYINLESGAMYRALALKAIEGDVAFEDEDALVALAEKSRIQLEPTLGGNRVLLDGQDVTQRIREQDVTDAASKVSVHPRVRQWMVAHQRALGAQGGVIMEGRDIGTKVFPDADLKIFLDADPSVRGERRYRQQPQADDTRPESVLAELRERDRRDRERAASPLAPAPDALIIDSTRLGIDEVLAQIESRIAALAAKRQAPAQS; encoded by the coding sequence GCCGGCAAGAGCACCATCGCCGCGCGTCTGGCGCGCAAGCTCGGCTACATCAACCTCGAGAGCGGGGCGATGTACCGCGCGCTCGCGCTCAAGGCCATCGAGGGCGACGTGGCTTTTGAAGATGAGGACGCGCTGGTGGCGCTGGCGGAGAAGTCGCGGATCCAGCTCGAGCCCACCCTGGGTGGCAACCGCGTGCTGCTCGACGGGCAGGACGTGACCCAGCGCATCCGCGAGCAGGATGTCACCGACGCCGCTTCCAAGGTGAGCGTGCATCCGCGGGTGCGGCAATGGATGGTCGCGCACCAGCGCGCACTCGGCGCCCAGGGTGGGGTGATCATGGAGGGGCGCGACATCGGGACTAAAGTCTTTCCTGACGCGGACTTGAAGATCTTCCTCGATGCCGACCCTTCAGTGCGCGGCGAGCGGCGGTACCGCCAGCAGCCACAAGCGGACGACACGCGGCCTGAAAGTGTGCTCGCCGAGTTGCGCGAGCGCGACCGCCGCGACCGCGAACGCGCAGCGTCGCCCCTCGCACCGGCGCCCGACGCTCTGATCATCGATTCCACCCGTCTCGGCATCGACGAAGTGCTCGCACAGATCGAGAGCCGCATCGCGGCCCTGGCCGCCAAAAGACAGGCCCCGGCGCAGTCCTGA